In one window of Streptomyces showdoensis DNA:
- the ccrA gene encoding crotonyl-CoA carboxylase/reductase — MKDILDAIQSPDSTSADFANIKLPESYRAVTVHKDEAEMFAGLASRDKDPRKSLHLDDVALPELGPGEALVAVMASSVNYNSVWTSIFEPVSTFGFLERYGRLSELTKRHDLPYHVIGSDLAGVVLRTGPGVNSWKPGDEVVAHCLSVELESSDGHNDTMLDPEQRIWGFETNFGGLAEIALVKSNQLMPKPGHLSWEEAAAPGLVNSTAYRQLVSRNGAGMKQGDNVLIWGASGGLGSYATQFALAGGANPICVVSSPEKADICRSMGADAVIDRNAEGYKFWKDENTQDPREWKRFGSKIRELTGGEDIDIVFEHPGRETFGASVYVTRKGGTITTCASTSGYMHQYDNRYLWMSLKRIIGSHFANYREAWEANRLIAKGKIHPTLSKVYSLEETGQAAYDVHRNLHQGKVGVLALAPEEGLGVRDPEMRAEHLDAINRFRNI, encoded by the coding sequence GTGAAGGACATCCTGGACGCGATCCAGTCGCCCGACTCCACGTCGGCCGACTTCGCCAACATCAAGCTCCCCGAGTCGTACCGCGCCGTCACCGTCCACAAGGACGAGGCCGAGATGTTCGCCGGGCTCGCGAGCCGCGACAAGGACCCGCGCAAGTCGCTCCACCTCGACGACGTCGCCCTCCCGGAGCTCGGTCCGGGCGAGGCCCTGGTCGCGGTCATGGCCAGCTCGGTCAACTACAACTCGGTCTGGACCTCGATCTTCGAGCCCGTCTCGACCTTCGGCTTCCTGGAGCGCTACGGCCGCCTGTCCGAGCTCACCAAGCGCCACGACCTGCCGTACCACGTCATCGGCTCCGACCTCGCGGGCGTCGTCCTGCGCACCGGCCCGGGCGTCAACTCCTGGAAGCCCGGCGACGAGGTCGTCGCGCACTGCCTGAGCGTCGAGCTGGAGTCCTCGGACGGCCACAACGACACGATGCTCGACCCCGAGCAGCGCATCTGGGGCTTCGAGACCAACTTCGGCGGCCTCGCCGAGATCGCGCTGGTCAAGTCCAACCAGCTGATGCCGAAGCCCGGCCACCTCAGCTGGGAGGAGGCGGCGGCCCCCGGCCTGGTCAACTCCACCGCGTACCGCCAGCTGGTCTCCCGCAACGGCGCCGGCATGAAGCAGGGCGACAACGTCCTCATCTGGGGCGCGAGCGGCGGACTCGGCTCGTACGCCACGCAGTTCGCGCTGGCCGGCGGCGCCAACCCGATCTGTGTCGTCTCCTCCCCCGAGAAGGCCGACATCTGCCGGTCCATGGGCGCCGACGCGGTGATCGACCGCAACGCCGAGGGCTACAAGTTCTGGAAGGACGAGAACACCCAGGACCCGCGCGAGTGGAAGCGCTTCGGCTCCAAGATCCGCGAGCTGACCGGCGGCGAGGACATCGACATCGTCTTCGAGCACCCGGGCCGCGAGACCTTCGGCGCCTCGGTCTACGTCACCCGCAAGGGCGGCACCATCACCACCTGCGCCTCCACCTCGGGCTACATGCACCAGTACGACAACCGCTACCTGTGGATGTCGCTGAAGCGGATCATCGGCTCGCACTTCGCCAACTACCGCGAGGCGTGGGAGGCCAACCGCCTGATCGCCAAGGGCAAGATCCACCCGACCCTCTCCAAGGTCTACTCCCTGGAGGAGACCGGCCAGGCCGCGTACGACGTCCACCGCAACCTGCACCAGGGCAAGGTCGGCGTCCTCGCCCTCGCCCCGGAGGAGGGCCTCGGCGTCCGCGACCCGGAGATGCGTGCCGAGCACCTCGACGCCATCAACCGCTTCCGTAACATCTGA
- a CDS encoding TetR family transcriptional regulator, with amino-acid sequence MSKVAKTPRATSTPDAQESAAGTRAAAQRLKMRRELAAAAMELFATKGYEATTVDEIAAAAGVARRTFFRHFRSKEEAIFPDHDDTLVRAEAVLNAAPPHEHPLDTVCRGIKEVMKMYAGSPAVSVERYRLTREVPTLREREIASVARYERLFTRYLLGHFDERDHHDGNDDPLLAEVAASAVVTAHNHVLRRWLRAGGQGDVETQLDHAFAIVRETFGTGIGAGRPATPAGTQAASPSAEPAPVATASAAGDVVIAVARTDAPLDEVMRTIQKALKQG; translated from the coding sequence ATGTCCAAGGTCGCGAAGACACCCCGTGCCACGTCCACGCCCGACGCTCAGGAGAGCGCGGCGGGGACCCGAGCCGCCGCACAGCGGCTCAAGATGCGCCGGGAGCTCGCGGCCGCGGCCATGGAGCTCTTCGCGACCAAGGGGTACGAGGCCACCACGGTCGACGAGATCGCCGCGGCGGCCGGGGTGGCCCGGCGGACCTTCTTCCGGCACTTCCGCTCCAAGGAAGAGGCGATCTTCCCGGACCACGACGACACCCTGGTGCGCGCCGAGGCGGTCCTGAACGCGGCCCCGCCGCACGAGCACCCGCTGGACACGGTGTGCCGGGGCATCAAGGAAGTCATGAAGATGTACGCCGGTTCGCCCGCGGTCTCCGTGGAGCGCTACCGGCTCACCCGCGAGGTGCCGACCCTGCGGGAGCGCGAGATCGCGTCGGTGGCCCGGTACGAGCGCCTGTTCACGCGCTATCTGCTGGGGCACTTCGACGAGCGCGACCACCACGACGGCAACGACGACCCGCTGCTCGCCGAGGTGGCCGCCTCCGCGGTGGTCACCGCCCACAACCACGTGCTGCGGCGGTGGCTGCGGGCGGGCGGCCAGGGCGACGTCGAGACGCAGCTCGACCACGCCTTCGCGATCGTGCGGGAGACCTTCGGCACGGGCATAGGCGCGGGCCGTCCGGCGACGCCCGCGGGGACGCAGGCGGCCTCCCCGTCCGCCGAGCCGGCACCCGTCGCGACCGCCTCGGCGGCGGGTGACGTGGTCATCGCGGTCGCCCGGACGGACGCACCGCTCGACGAGGTCATGCGGACGATCCAGAAGGCACTCAAGCAGGGCTGA
- a CDS encoding 3-hydroxyacyl-CoA dehydrogenase family protein encodes MDTPLSTIAVVGLGTMGTGIADVLARAGREVIGIDISENASAKAVAALEASTARAVERGRITEEERQDVLARFRTYSDLHAAADADLVIEVVPESYETKQEVFRALDGIVRPDAILATGTNALSVTRLAADSAHPERVLGLHFFTPVQAMKLVEVVSSVLTSPQAVDAVTVFAQELGKEPVAVGDRPGFVADGLLFGYLNQAAAMYESKYASREDIDAAMRFGCGLPMGPLALLDLIGVDTARTVLEAMYASSQDRLHAPAPILKQLSEAGLTGRKAGRGFYSYAAPGSAEVVPDALTPGDAAAAGEGREVRSVGVAGSGTMASGIAEVFAKAGYEVVLAARSQEKADTAKARIAKSLARSVDKGRMTGEARDETLARIVPAGSVDAFAEVDLAVEAVAEDLAVKQELFARLDKICKPGAVLATTTSSLPVVACAKATSRPQDVIGMHFFNPAPAMKLVEIVRTVLTADDVHATVREVTAKIRKHPVDCGDRAGFIVNALLFPYLNNAIKMVQEHYATLDDIDAAMKLGGGYPMGPFELLDVVGLDVSLAIEQVLHREFRDPGLAPAPLLEHLVAAGCLGRKTGRGFREYARR; translated from the coding sequence ATGGACACCCCTCTCTCCACCATCGCCGTCGTCGGCCTCGGCACCATGGGCACCGGCATCGCCGACGTCCTCGCCCGGGCCGGCCGCGAGGTCATCGGCATCGACATCAGCGAGAACGCCTCCGCCAAGGCCGTCGCCGCCCTGGAAGCCTCCACCGCCCGCGCGGTGGAGCGCGGCCGGATCACCGAGGAGGAGCGGCAGGACGTCCTGGCCCGCTTCCGCACGTACTCGGACCTGCACGCGGCGGCCGACGCCGACCTCGTCATCGAGGTCGTGCCCGAGTCGTACGAGACGAAGCAGGAGGTGTTCCGGGCCCTGGACGGCATCGTCCGCCCCGACGCGATCCTCGCCACCGGCACCAACGCGCTCTCCGTGACCCGGCTCGCGGCCGACTCCGCCCACCCGGAGCGGGTCCTCGGCCTGCACTTCTTCACCCCGGTCCAGGCGATGAAGCTGGTCGAGGTGGTCTCCTCGGTGCTGACCTCCCCGCAGGCGGTCGACGCCGTCACCGTCTTCGCGCAGGAGCTCGGCAAGGAGCCCGTCGCGGTCGGCGACCGGCCCGGCTTCGTCGCCGACGGACTGCTCTTCGGCTACCTGAACCAGGCCGCCGCGATGTACGAGTCCAAGTACGCCTCCCGGGAGGACATCGACGCGGCCATGCGGTTCGGCTGCGGTCTGCCGATGGGGCCGCTGGCGCTGCTCGACCTGATCGGCGTCGACACCGCCCGTACCGTCCTGGAGGCCATGTACGCCTCCTCGCAGGACCGGCTGCACGCCCCCGCCCCGATCCTCAAGCAGCTCAGCGAGGCGGGCCTGACCGGCCGCAAGGCGGGCCGCGGCTTCTACAGCTACGCGGCGCCCGGCTCGGCCGAGGTGGTCCCGGACGCGCTGACCCCGGGCGACGCCGCCGCCGCGGGCGAGGGCCGCGAGGTCCGCTCGGTGGGCGTCGCCGGCTCCGGCACCATGGCCTCCGGCATCGCCGAGGTCTTCGCCAAGGCCGGCTACGAGGTGGTCCTGGCCGCCCGCTCGCAGGAGAAGGCGGACACCGCGAAGGCCCGGATCGCCAAGTCCCTGGCCCGCTCCGTGGACAAGGGCCGGATGACGGGCGAGGCGCGCGACGAGACGCTGGCCCGGATCGTCCCGGCCGGCTCGGTGGACGCCTTCGCCGAGGTCGACCTGGCGGTCGAGGCGGTCGCCGAGGACCTGGCGGTCAAGCAGGAGCTGTTCGCCCGCCTGGACAAGATCTGCAAGCCGGGCGCGGTGCTCGCCACCACCACCTCCTCGCTGCCGGTCGTCGCCTGCGCGAAGGCGACGAGCCGCCCGCAGGACGTCATCGGGATGCACTTCTTCAACCCGGCGCCCGCGATGAAGCTGGTGGAGATCGTCCGTACGGTCCTGACCGCCGACGACGTCCACGCCACCGTCCGCGAGGTCACCGCGAAGATCCGCAAGCACCCGGTGGACTGCGGCGACCGGGCCGGCTTCATCGTGAACGCGCTGCTCTTCCCCTACCTGAACAACGCGATCAAGATGGTCCAGGAGCACTACGCGACCCTGGACGACATCGACGCCGCGATGAAGCTGGGCGGCGGCTACCCGATGGGGCCCTTCGAGCTCCTCGACGTGGTCGGCCTCGACGTCTCGCTCGCCATCGAGCAGGTGCTGCACCGCGAGTTCCGCGACCCGGGCCTCGCCCCCGCCCCGCTCCTGGAGCACCTGGTGGCCGCGGGCTGCCTGGGCCGCAAGACCGGGCGCGGCTTCCGCGAATATGCCCGCCGCTGA
- a CDS encoding HEAT repeat domain-containing protein, with translation MNFAADPEFCSMIDRLREEIENGDGEVPAAFEELAGPVAAEELHRALTAPGQPLWAREIAAFRLGLAGDPRSFEALVLLLNHRDPERCVSAAYALARLGDPRTARAAAALATNELRVGYALSPVRLLAELRAPESVPALVAVLERRLAAGDPHWRVGLACVEGLGSLADGRARGVLEAALPHPRFGGAAREALGRLDG, from the coding sequence ATGAATTTCGCTGCGGACCCCGAATTCTGCTCGATGATCGATCGTTTGCGTGAAGAGATCGAGAATGGGGACGGGGAAGTCCCCGCCGCATTCGAAGAACTCGCCGGGCCAGTGGCGGCGGAGGAACTGCACCGCGCCCTCACCGCCCCCGGACAGCCGCTGTGGGCCCGCGAGATCGCCGCCTTCCGGCTCGGCCTCGCGGGGGACCCGAGGTCTTTCGAGGCGCTGGTCCTCCTCCTCAACCACCGCGACCCCGAGCGCTGCGTCTCCGCCGCCTACGCGCTGGCCCGGCTCGGCGACCCGCGCACCGCCCGGGCCGCCGCGGCGCTCGCCACCAACGAACTGCGCGTCGGTTACGCCCTGTCGCCGGTCCGCCTGCTCGCCGAACTGCGCGCCCCGGAGAGCGTGCCCGCCCTCGTCGCGGTCCTGGAGCGGCGGCTGGCGGCCGGCGACCCGCACTGGCGGGTCGGGCTCGCGTGTGTCGAGGGGCTCGGCTCGCTCGCCGACGGCCGCGCGCGCGGGGTCCTGGAGGCGGCGCTGCCGCACCCGCGGTTCGGGGGAGCGGCGCGGGAGGCGCTGGGGCGGCTCGACGGGTAG
- a CDS encoding helix-turn-helix domain-containing protein, with protein MPLLSTAGPAVSAHRVRRMIGAALADGPVPPPEELARRLAVSPQTLRRRLAAEGTTYRLLRDQARRDHALAALARGPQSIEGLSRRLGFSEPSAFHRAFRRWTGVTPGAYQRHGG; from the coding sequence ATGCCCCTTCTGAGCACCGCCGGTCCGGCGGTCAGCGCCCACCGGGTGCGGCGGATGATCGGCGCCGCCCTCGCCGACGGTCCCGTCCCCCCGCCCGAGGAGCTCGCCCGGCGACTGGCCGTCAGTCCGCAGACCCTGCGCCGCCGGCTGGCCGCCGAGGGGACCACGTACCGGCTGCTGCGCGACCAGGCCCGGCGCGACCACGCCCTCGCCGCGCTCGCCCGCGGCCCGCAGTCGATCGAGGGCCTCTCGCGGCGGCTCGGCTTCTCCGAACCCAGCGCGTTCCACCGGGCGTTCCGACGCTGGACGGGAGTGACCCCGGGGGCCTACCAGCGGCACGGGGGCTGA
- the lepB gene encoding signal peptidase I, with amino-acid sequence MEAIPRPRRLPRAAAAVLGCLVVLLLLAGVAVTVLSVRVEGASMTPTLHDGDRLLPVPGSAGEVRRFDVVLLRSRHQDALLVKRVIAVPGDRIAIVSTADEPFRVLLQEHGAGPVRRVTAPQWADRARRTGNCCGPDGTRSARPALRTVPAGFFFYLGDNPDLSDDSRTYGWGEIARVEGRVGLSGGPLPTSSRLGGRPALEEDHRGVRP; translated from the coding sequence ATGGAAGCGATCCCCCGGCCCCGCCGGCTCCCCCGGGCGGCGGCGGCCGTCCTCGGCTGCCTGGTCGTGCTCCTCCTGCTCGCGGGCGTCGCGGTGACGGTGCTGAGCGTGCGGGTCGAGGGGGCCAGCATGACCCCCACCCTCCACGACGGCGACCGGCTCCTCCCCGTGCCCGGCTCGGCGGGCGAGGTGCGCCGCTTCGACGTGGTCCTGCTGCGCTCGCGCCACCAGGACGCCCTGCTCGTGAAGCGGGTGATCGCGGTGCCGGGCGACCGGATCGCGATCGTGTCCACCGCGGACGAACCCTTCCGCGTCCTGCTCCAGGAGCACGGCGCCGGGCCCGTCCGCCGGGTGACGGCCCCTCAGTGGGCCGACCGGGCCCGGCGCACCGGCAACTGCTGCGGGCCGGACGGCACCCGCTCGGCGCGGCCCGCGCTGCGGACCGTACCGGCGGGCTTCTTCTTCTACCTCGGGGACAACCCGGACCTCTCCGACGACTCCCGCACCTACGGCTGGGGCGAGATCGCCCGGGTCGAGGGGCGGGTGGGGCTGAGCGGCGGTCCGCTGCCGACCTCGTCGCGGCTGGGCGGCCGGCCGGCCCTGGAGGAGGACCACCGGGGGGTGCGGCCGTGA
- a CDS encoding TetR family transcriptional regulator: protein MARFRETVRTLLRERLLDAAYELVTERGFEKLRMAHVAAAVGVSRQTLYSEFPSKEAVGRALLQRELERCLVGVQAALDEHRDDLRAAVSAAVCFTLTLAARNPLVKAALTSAGDDGLLPYLTTRSTSAFATATAMADAYVAEAWPAVDPVARDLAVDAAVRLTASHMVQAAGSPEESARRVADTFLRIARSPGDPVPAS, encoded by the coding sequence ATGGCCAGGTTCAGGGAGACGGTGCGCACGCTGCTGCGCGAGCGCCTGTTGGACGCCGCGTACGAGCTCGTCACCGAGCGGGGCTTCGAGAAGCTGCGCATGGCGCACGTGGCCGCCGCCGTGGGCGTGAGCCGGCAGACGCTGTACTCGGAGTTCCCGTCCAAGGAGGCGGTCGGCCGGGCGCTGCTCCAACGCGAGCTGGAACGCTGCCTGGTCGGCGTCCAGGCAGCCCTCGACGAGCACCGGGACGACCTGCGGGCGGCCGTGTCGGCCGCCGTCTGCTTCACCCTGACGCTCGCCGCCCGCAACCCGCTGGTGAAGGCGGCGCTCACCAGCGCCGGGGACGACGGACTGCTCCCCTATCTGACCACCCGCTCCACCTCGGCCTTCGCCACCGCCACGGCGATGGCCGACGCCTACGTGGCCGAGGCCTGGCCGGCCGTCGACCCGGTCGCGCGGGACCTGGCGGTCGACGCCGCCGTGCGCCTGACCGCCAGCCACATGGTCCAGGCCGCGGGCTCGCCCGAGGAGTCGGCCCGCCGCGTGGCGGACACCTTCCTGCGGATCGCGCGCAGCCCCGGGGACCCGGTCCCCGCCTCCTAG
- a CDS encoding DUF6230 family protein, translating to MTEETRRTAPEPRGVTRWRRSVFLALPAGAAVAGMATAMVQGALAANLSLTSVPFTLSSRTVAAPTGIGAVMHTVDAGGPKGAAEVGIAQAGLDGLCVHATQSVNLPVIGSLGTWSLNISSPAAATPLTSDQLAGGEGLQARKLILDAQALKTSKATLTASDATPNVIGAAADGNGIKGSGINDGTPGQFGLDATGGRTTIEGLKADANGATIAGAITLPDLTIGIAHGTTSC from the coding sequence ATGACCGAAGAGACGAGACGGACGGCTCCGGAGCCGCGCGGCGTCACCCGCTGGCGCAGGTCCGTGTTCCTGGCCCTGCCGGCCGGTGCGGCCGTCGCCGGGATGGCCACGGCCATGGTGCAGGGCGCGCTCGCCGCGAACCTCTCGCTGACCAGCGTCCCCTTCACCCTCAGCTCCCGGACGGTCGCCGCGCCCACGGGCATCGGCGCCGTCATGCACACCGTCGACGCGGGCGGACCCAAGGGCGCGGCCGAGGTCGGCATCGCCCAGGCCGGCCTCGACGGGCTCTGCGTCCACGCCACCCAGTCCGTCAACCTGCCGGTGATCGGGAGCCTCGGCACCTGGTCGCTGAACATCTCCTCGCCGGCCGCGGCGACCCCGCTCACCTCCGACCAGCTCGCCGGGGGCGAGGGCCTCCAGGCGCGCAAGCTCATCCTCGACGCCCAGGCCCTCAAGACCTCCAAGGCCACCCTCACCGCGAGCGACGCCACGCCCAACGTGATCGGCGCCGCCGCCGACGGCAACGGCATCAAGGGGAGCGGCATCAACGACGGCACCCCGGGCCAGTTCGGCCTCGACGCCACCGGCGGCCGCACCACGATCGAGGGCCTCAAGGCCGACGCCAACGGCGCGACCATCGCGGGCGCGATCACCCTGCCGGACCTCACCATCGGCATCGCCCACGGCACCACCAGCTGCTGA
- a CDS encoding DUF6114 domain-containing protein produces the protein MPPTDDQTAAPTATPPSGPSGPSGPTGLRPGPGASAPLRARLAFRRWRRTRPFWAGIWTGLGGFVIFFLPLAPLGKILQIGVGGIAGMAGGVVLMAMALLILLLPGQRHTAGVIAVIAGVASFPLSNLGGLFLGMFLAVLGGSMAFSWLPGKPAGRPRRRRAHEGSATA, from the coding sequence ATGCCCCCGACCGACGACCAGACCGCCGCCCCGACCGCCACCCCGCCCTCCGGTCCCTCCGGTCCCTCCGGTCCTACCGGGCTCCGCCCCGGCCCCGGAGCCTCCGCCCCGCTGCGGGCCCGGCTAGCCTTCCGGCGCTGGCGCCGCACCCGGCCCTTCTGGGCGGGGATCTGGACCGGGCTCGGCGGCTTCGTGATCTTCTTCCTGCCGCTGGCCCCGCTCGGCAAGATCCTGCAGATCGGCGTCGGCGGCATCGCGGGCATGGCCGGCGGGGTCGTCCTGATGGCGATGGCCCTGCTGATCCTGCTGCTGCCCGGCCAGCGGCACACGGCGGGCGTCATCGCCGTGATCGCCGGAGTCGCCTCGTTCCCGCTCTCCAACCTCGGCGGCCTGTTCCTGGGCATGTTCCTCGCCGTGCTCGGCGGCTCGATGGCCTTCTCCTGGCTGCCCGGCAAGCCGGCCGGACGCCCGCGGCGCCGCCGCGCCCACGAGGGGAGCGCGACCGCATGA
- a CDS encoding DUF6230 family protein, whose translation MSPLPGPREAARSLARAAAAWNTAMLAEAADGTRRGTRWGRGAFAFVPSALAVGALGAALAQGALAANFSVTGQPFSLTSNGISGTGFGAIVNTPPVGRPDGGTTTDTGMARVGFASAGLAGLCGIVHQSIAGVPYSLLLTAGQKVTATPPGTFTTDIDASNLFIQATELKSYGPTTLQNAVIGQSADQVLVDGKPLTGAVPGGFGLGSAGGPGGSSVTLHGLNATAYDAEIAGALVLPQLDIRIVGGSAATC comes from the coding sequence ATGAGTCCCCTGCCCGGCCCCCGCGAGGCCGCCCGCTCCCTGGCCCGCGCCGCCGCCGCGTGGAACACCGCCATGCTCGCCGAGGCGGCGGACGGCACCCGCCGCGGCACCCGGTGGGGGCGCGGCGCGTTCGCCTTCGTCCCCTCCGCGCTCGCCGTCGGCGCGCTCGGCGCCGCCCTGGCCCAAGGGGCCCTCGCCGCCAACTTCAGCGTCACGGGCCAGCCCTTCTCGCTCACCTCCAACGGCATCTCGGGCACCGGCTTCGGGGCCATCGTGAACACCCCGCCGGTCGGGCGCCCCGACGGCGGTACGACGACCGACACCGGCATGGCCCGGGTCGGCTTCGCCAGCGCGGGCCTCGCCGGACTGTGCGGGATCGTCCACCAGTCGATCGCCGGGGTGCCGTACTCCCTGCTCCTGACGGCCGGCCAGAAGGTGACCGCGACCCCGCCCGGCACCTTCACCACCGACATCGACGCCTCGAACCTGTTCATCCAGGCCACCGAACTGAAGTCGTACGGCCCCACCACCCTCCAGAACGCGGTGATCGGCCAGTCCGCCGACCAGGTCCTCGTGGACGGCAAGCCGCTCACCGGCGCCGTCCCCGGCGGCTTCGGGCTCGGCTCGGCCGGCGGACCGGGCGGCAGCTCGGTCACCCTGCACGGCCTGAACGCCACGGCCTACGACGCCGAGATCGCGGGCGCCCTGGTGCTGCCCCAGCTCGACATCCGGATCGTCGGCGGATCGGCGGCGACGTGCTGA
- a CDS encoding DUF6114 domain-containing protein has protein sequence MLSAAASRAALARAWFRAFRRTRPFWGAVWLVAGGWTVLRLSLSSVQLIVSTGFGALAGYLTGGGMILCGLVPLVAPRQRYTFGLIGSVLAVVSLVVSNLGGFLLGMALGVLGGAMLVGWGPKRPRRSRLQEAR, from the coding sequence GTGCTGAGCGCGGCGGCCTCGCGCGCGGCCCTCGCGCGCGCCTGGTTCCGGGCCTTCCGGCGGACCCGGCCGTTCTGGGGCGCGGTGTGGCTGGTGGCGGGCGGGTGGACCGTGCTGCGCCTCTCCCTCAGCTCGGTCCAGCTGATCGTCAGCACCGGCTTCGGCGCGCTGGCCGGCTACCTCACCGGCGGCGGGATGATCCTGTGCGGCCTCGTCCCGCTGGTGGCCCCCCGGCAGCGCTACACCTTCGGCCTGATCGGCAGCGTGCTGGCCGTCGTCTCGCTCGTCGTGTCCAACCTGGGCGGCTTCCTCCTCGGCATGGCGCTGGGGGTGCTCGGCGGCGCGATGCTGGTCGGCTGGGGCCCGAAGCGGCCGCGCCGGAGCCGGCTCCAGGAGGCGCGATGA
- a CDS encoding DUF6230 family protein, translating into MSGAPAPVEGRTHWRRSLAVALPALLVAGALAGAMARGALAVGLRMQDRPVDFTTSSLYGTQYGAAVVDQAVARPDGTTGTVRVLRMGFADGVLNGLCLSQRQQIAGLTYTLLLTLGDGDPGTWEIRTRNTVLDLRTATGTLDMDGIVDLNVNGADVRTVKDASGGYVVNPLDSPQHRFGIQARYAKFDAITGTAQDMQIPGLLTTPRLSLSVKRGTVACPGPAEPTGTPGTPGMP; encoded by the coding sequence GTGAGCGGCGCCCCGGCCCCCGTGGAGGGGCGCACCCACTGGCGCCGCTCGCTCGCCGTCGCGCTGCCCGCCCTGCTCGTGGCGGGCGCCCTCGCCGGCGCGATGGCCCGGGGCGCGCTCGCCGTCGGGCTGCGGATGCAGGACCGGCCCGTCGACTTCACCACCAGCAGCCTGTACGGCACGCAGTACGGCGCCGCCGTCGTCGACCAGGCCGTCGCCCGGCCCGACGGCACCACCGGCACCGTGCGCGTACTGCGGATGGGCTTCGCCGACGGAGTCCTCAACGGGCTGTGCCTGAGCCAGCGCCAGCAGATCGCGGGACTCACGTACACCCTGCTGCTGACCCTCGGCGACGGCGACCCCGGGACCTGGGAGATCAGGACCAGGAACACCGTCCTCGACCTGCGGACCGCCACCGGCACGCTCGACATGGACGGGATCGTCGACCTCAACGTCAACGGCGCCGACGTGCGGACCGTGAAGGACGCCTCGGGCGGCTACGTCGTCAACCCGCTGGACAGCCCGCAGCACCGCTTCGGGATCCAGGCCCGCTACGCCAAGTTCGACGCGATCACCGGCACCGCCCAGGACATGCAGATCCCCGGCCTGCTGACCACCCCGCGGCTGAGCCTGTCGGTGAAGCGCGGCACGGTCGCCTGCCCGGGACCGGCCGAACCGACGGGCACGCCGGGGACGCCCGGGATGCCCTAG
- a CDS encoding RidA family protein yields MSTHLTHVPAPEGLAPSPQYSHVVWGTGRFVAVSGQCAFDASGAVVGVGDPAAQAHQVFDNLRRCLASADAGFGDVVKLTYFVTDVAHLPAVRAARDAAFGAAPLPASSAVQVSALVRPELLLEIEAFALIPEDRG; encoded by the coding sequence ATGAGCACGCACCTGACCCATGTGCCCGCGCCCGAGGGCCTCGCGCCGAGCCCCCAGTACAGCCATGTGGTGTGGGGCACCGGCCGGTTCGTGGCCGTGTCCGGGCAGTGCGCCTTCGACGCCTCGGGGGCGGTCGTCGGCGTCGGCGACCCGGCGGCGCAGGCCCATCAGGTCTTCGACAACCTGCGCCGCTGCCTGGCCTCGGCCGACGCGGGTTTCGGGGACGTCGTGAAGCTGACGTACTTCGTGACGGACGTGGCGCACCTGCCCGCGGTCCGCGCCGCCCGTGACGCCGCCTTCGGCGCGGCGCCGCTCCCGGCGAGCTCGGCGGTGCAGGTGAGCGCCCTGGTCCGGCCCGAACTCCTCCTCGAGATCGAGGCGTTCGCGCTTATACCGGAGGACCGGGGCTAG